From Coffea arabica cultivar ET-39 chromosome 2e, Coffea Arabica ET-39 HiFi, whole genome shotgun sequence, the proteins below share one genomic window:
- the LOC113733456 gene encoding CASP-like protein 4D1, which produces MEPPSSAGSPPPSTPPPPPSTTTASPSSATANPPQSSARPAPFTVTCTAGLPVIALVLRLLTFVFLLISLIITAIDTVTYVDDFGLEIKVDFSDLYAYRYMLSTTVIGITYTLLQTAFAIFQVSTGKRFGGAALCYLDFYGDKVISYMLATGAAAGFGITVDFNRLLLKGTDASDFLNKANAAAGLLIVAFLFSAISSVFSSLALPKRA; this is translated from the exons ATGGAGCCTCCGTCATCCGCAGGCTCACCTCCGCCATCAACACCTCCGCCTCCACCATCCACCACCACTGCGTCCCCGTCCTCTGCCACGGCCAACCCTCCTCAATCGTCGGCCAGGCCTGCACCATTTACAGTTACGTGCACGGCAGGTTTACCAGTAATTGCACTTGTGTTGCGGCTTCTtacatttgttttccttctcaTCTCGCTGATTATCACCGCCATCGACACCGTCACATACGTCGATGACTTCGGCCTAGAAATAAAAGTCGACTTCAGTGACCTCTATGCTTACCG TTACATGCTGTCTACAACTGTTATTGGAATCACCTACACCCTCCTACAAACCGCTTTCGCAATATTCCAAGTGAGCACCGGCAAACGATTTGGTGGTGCTGCTTTGTGTTATCTGGATTTTTATGGTGACAAG GTTATTTCCTACATGTTGGCCACGGGCGCTGCAGCAGGGTTTGGGATCACAGTTGATTTCAATCGCTTACTACTGAAGGGCACTGACGCCTCAGATTTTCTCAACAAGGCAAATGCTGCTGCCGGCCTTCTAATTGTGGCATTTTTGTTCTCAGCAATATCATCGGTCTTTTCATCTCTGGCTCTTCCAAAGCGGGCTTAA
- the LOC113730502 gene encoding heat shock cognate 70 kDa protein-like has translation MAGEGEVPAIGIDLGTTYSCVAVWQHDRVEIIPNDQGNRTTPSYVAFTNTERLIGDAAKNQVALNPVNTVFDAKRLIGRSFSDSCVQDDIKLWPFKVIRGPGDKPMIVVTHKGKEKQFAAEEISSMVLGKMKEIAEAYLGSTVKNAVVTVPAYFNDSQRQATKDAGVIAGLNVLRIIKEPTAAAIAYGLDKKSNCKGKINVLIFDLGGGTFDVSVLTIEEGFFEVKATAGDTHLGGEDFDNRMVDHFVQEFKRRHNKDISGSPRPLRRLRPACERAKRALSSAAQTSIEIDALFDGIDFQSTITRPRFEELNMDLFLKCIDPVKDCLRDAKMDKIEVHDVVLVGGSTRIPKVQELLQEFLNGKELCKSINQDEAVAYGAAVQAVLLGGTGNENIQKVQDLVLVDVTPLSLGVQTIGEVMSVVIPRNTPIPARKERVFHTSSDNQTVVAFRVFEGERARSTDNYFLGKFELRGIPPAPKGVPKINVCFDLDANGMLHVSAEDKFTGQKNQITITNDKGRLSKEQIERMVQEAMKFKYEDEQFKKKVKAKIALEDYAYNMKNTMKVDSISSQLSPAEKEKIEDAIEDSVEWLARNQHAETYEFEEKRSELESIWNPIILEIYRSADGGRVPMHDHPPFTGSGSPFTESGSSSGFGFKLEEVD, from the exons ATGGCTGGAGAAGGCGAAGTACCTGCAATAGGAATTGACTTGGGCACCACTTACTCGTGCGTGGCCGTTTGGCAACACGACCGAGTTGAAATCATACCAAATGATCAGGGGAACAGGACGACGCCGTCCTATGTAGCTTTCACCAACACTGAGCGCCTTATTGGCGATGCCGCTAAGAACCAGGTTGCCTTGAATCCCGTCAACACCGTTTTTG ACGCCAAGCGATTGATTGGGAGAAGCTTCAGCGATTCATGTGTTCAAGATGACATAAAACTATGGCCATTCAAGGTTATTCGTGGTCCAGGCGACAAACCCATGATTGTAGTCACCCACAAAGGGAAGGAAAAGCAATTTGCAGCAGAGGAGATTTCGTCTATGGTTCTTGGAAAGATGAAGGAGATTGCGGAGGCCTACCTTGGGTCCACAGTGAAGAATGCTGTTGTCACGGTCCCTGCCTATTTCAACGACTCGCAGCGTCAGGCAACCAAGGATGCTGGAGTCATTGCTGGCCTCAATGTATTGCGTATTATTAAAGAACCAACCGCTGCTGCCATTGCTTATGGTCTTGACAAGAAGTCCAATTGCAAGGGCAAGATCAATGTTCTTATTTTTGATCTTGGAGGTGGTACTTTCGATGTTTCTGTTCTCACTATTGAAGAGGGTTTTTTCGAAGTGAAAGCTACTGCTGGGGATACTCATCTCGGCGGAGAAGACTTTGACAACAGAATGGTGGACCACTTTGTCCAAGAGTTCAAGAGAAGGCACAACAAAGATATTAGTGGAAGTCCCAGACCTCTCAGGAGATTGAGGCCCGCTTGTGAGAGAGCCAAGAGGGCCCTTTCTTCTGCCGCTCAGACATCAATCGAGATTGATGCCTTGTTTGACGGTATTGATTTTCAATCGACCATTACTCGGCCAAGATTCGAGGAGCTGAACATGGATTTGTTCTTGAAGTGCATTGATCCAGTTAAAGACTGTTTGAGGGATGCCAAGATGGACAAGATTGAGGTCCACGATGTGGTCCTTGTAGGTGGTTCAACCAGGATTCCAAAGGTTCAGGAACTGTTGCAAGAGTTCCTCAACGGCAAGGAGCTTTGCAAAAGCATCAACCAAGATGAAGCTGTAGCCTATGGCGCAGCTGTTCAAGCCGTACTCTTAGGAGGCACGGGCAATGAAAACATCCAGAAGGTTCAGGACCTTGTACTGGTGGATGTCACCCCATTATCTTTGGGCGTACAAACTATCGGAGAAGTCATGAGTGTTGTGATCCCTAGGAACACCCCAATCCCTGCAAGAAAGGAGAGAGTATTCCATACAAGCTCAGATAACCAAACCGTTGTTGCCTTTCGAGTGTTCGAGGGTGAGAGAGCAAGATCAACAGATAACTACTTTTTAGGCAAGTTTGAGCTGCGTGGCATTCCTCCAGCCCCTAAAGGAGTCCCTAAGATCAATGTATGCTTCGATCTTGATGCCAACGGGATGTTACATGTCTCTGCGGAGGATAAATTTACAGGCCAGAAGAATCAGATTACCATCACTAATGACAAGGGAAGACTGTCAAAAGAACAAATCGAGAGGATGGTTCAGGAAGCTATGAAGTTCAAGTACGAGGATGAGCAGTTCAAAAAGAAGGTTAAGGCAAAGATTGCCTTAGAGGATTATGCATACAACATGAAAAATACCATGAAAGTCGATAGCATAAGTTCTCAGCTGTCTCCGGCTGAAAAAGAGAAGATTGAGGATGCGATTGAGGACTCCGTTGAATGGTTGGCAAGAAATCAGCATGCAGAAACATATGAATTTGAGGAGAAGAGGAGCGAGCTTGAGAGCATCTGGAACCCGATAATCCTCGAGATATACCGGAGTGCTGATGGTGGACGGGTTCCCATGCACGATCATCCTCCTTTCACTGGATCTGGATCTCCTTTCACGGAATCTGGATCTAGTAGCGGTTTTGGTTTTAAACTTGAGGAAGTGGACTGA